The genomic interval AGTATCAATATCCTTTTCTTCCCCTGAATCTTGATCTGGCatccaactgaaaataaatacacaagtAAATCATATTTTGGACACCATAATCAAACACAGTTTTGGTAACAGGTGTCACTACATGCGAGGAATAAACCAGCTTCCAGCATAATTAAAAACTGTCACAGCtcggggggaggaaaaaaaataacaaagaggaaaagaaggcgTTAAAAACAAAGTTCCATTTACGGTCACAGTAAGAATTTTCTTCTTGAGTCCAACTtacattcatctttttttctggagTACATTCAATATACATTATTCTTCTAACAAAGCTGATTTTCTAATTAAGCTTTATTTGGGTTAATATTCAAGTGTTTTAGAATCTTTAAATAGTAACTGAGAAAAGAGCCTTGAAATATATGTTACACACAGCCATTTTGAGATTATAAATCCTTAAATTACTACTCATAGGTCAACGGCATATTCTTTGACTTAAGCCTCACAGTACAGCCACTTCTTAAGTGATGCCACAGGATGGAGGGTCCTAGTTAGTACAGAAGGCAAAACTGCACAGTCAGTACCATTCCACAGAAATCTCAGAGGAATGAATTAGTTTAGAGCTAAACCCTATTAATGAGGACAACACAGCCAGTGTGGGATAAaccactatttcctcatctgagCATTAGATATAGTAGCTAAGAGCCACATTTTCAGAAAGCAAGTAATCTTCAACCAGGGGAATCATGATCAGGATGATGAGAGGCTATTATTAAGAGGGCACAGCCAATTCAAACTTGCCATTTTACCTTCACTCTGAGTTACATACCCATTGTTTGAAATATTAAGCAAAATTACCAGCACAATTTACATCATTTTATTTCAGGTTTTGGCCAACTGAAGTTGCAACACTTAGTTCCCCACACTGGAGGACTAACAGTGAGCCCTAGTCTCGAAGAAAGGTTGCAAGGGTCTCTTAAATCTGCTATAAAGTTCCCAGTACTGCTCTTTCTGGAGTCAAAGTGTGAGTGAAGTTCTGCCTCATACTGATATTTAGAAATGGTCAGAAGCATGCTAACTTTTTACTCAAGATTATTACAAATGTCTGCAGAAGGCAGATAAAACTGTGGAAAAGTTTTATATGTTCTGATTTCTTAATGTTCTTTGGAGATCAAAACCTGAGCTTCAGGATGGGAATTAACAGGGAGTTTATTACAAATCCAGTCATTGTTATTAATAAGGACACCTCATCGCCTCCTACACTAACTGTTCTTTATGACTTCTCAATTATATAAACATGATTTAACATCCTTGAAAGGTCTAAAGGCTTCCATTTTACAAGGGTAACAAAACTGTGCGGGAGAAGGCAAGAAAATCCTCTTTTCCTACATTAAATGACAGGAAAATATGGCAAAGAACTGTGTCACCTGAGAAAGCACTGCCAATTTTAATCTCACTTTACGTCTCCCTGGATCTGATTAGTTAGCAAAGTTTTTCTCTGGCCTCCCAGATCATAATATCCTATATGCTCGGCTTCTCCTGTCAACAAAAGGAAAGGGATTTAAGTGCTGCTGACCAATCGAGAGCATGTTCAAGTTAAAGTTACTGCTGTTTTTAAAGGGATATTCATTTTTtgtgatttcttattttcttttcacaaacACAAAGCTCCTAGTTTCTATTCCAAAGACCTTTGTGAATCTTTGAATCAAAGAACACTAGAGTAGAAACCATGAGATTTGTAATGTCCTTCAAGCTGTCTCTCCACAGTCCATCACTACAGATTCAGACACAGATGCCAACATTCCTTCCAATCACATCAACATGTAAGGCACAGTGCACCCTTTAGACCCCACATTATGGCTGTGCAATCGCCAAATGGCCCAAATACAGTGACCAACATCAACTCTTTCCCATTTATACTTGCCAAGACCATGGTCTTAACTCTTTTTTAGAAATTCATGAAGTTCAGCTACTGTGGTCAGCATAATAGAACCATCAGCTGTGGGTTTCCATGAACCTCACATTAATTCACTGGGTGAGaaaatatacatctttttttCCAAGTGACATCACTGCAACCTATTTATAGTTACTAAGTCACTCACATATTTAACTCTACAGAGCTGATTTTGAGcataagcttttaaaaatctttagctACTTACCATTGATCTTTTACACTCAAAAAATGAGTATTTCAAAGCTTTGCAGTTTCCTTCCTTCAGACACTGCCGAGGGGATTTTCCTTCCTATGACacaaaaacaatataaatacaagagaaattctCTCACAAAGTACAAAGTAACTGTCCAATCTTTTTTTAAGCTaagcaaaaggagaaaacagTAATTTATATAAGAAATAATTCATAAATCATTTTAACTGTTGGTACCTAAGGAGAAAAGGGTAAAATAAGAAATGTGTAAAATAATTTGGGGGCACTTTCAGGATACCCTTGAATTCTTGAAAACACTGGTTTCCATGAgacagttttctttaaaatgcttaTATAAAAATCTAGAAACTGAGATCTCTAGCTCCTTATGtgtaagaaaggaagagagtggaGGTGAAAGTAGTAATGGGCGTTCTTCAGTGTTTTCCAAACTCAGACACTCAAGGAGTCCTGAAGACAGGCAGGATACTGTGTATGACACAgcagcagagggaggagggagagaacatGCAGGTGAGACTCCACCAGCACTGTGGGAGCAAAGGGGAGGCGTCTGTCCTAGAAGCCAGGATCAGGTCGCTTTAAAGTCTCCAATTACATTATCTTTTTACACAAGCAAGTCTACCTGGAACACATCTTTGCATTTTCCCACCCCTTACCTTCACAGTCAAGTTCTCTATTCTGAGAAGCTCACTGAGTAAGaattggaaaaggaaagtgaaattttTAACAGAATTTATATATACTGGTGAGGGAAGATCTTCCTGGGCTCAATGTGTAATTAACTTGTCTTTAAGCAGTGAAAGCTCATAAGAGCTTAAGAAAACTGGATTGAACCATTCTCTTTCTGCCAACAAGACCGGATATTGTTGAAGTTCAGTAGCCGGTACTGCTATAAGATTAGTGCTATTTCTGACTTGATAAAGTAACTGTGAAAGTAGATAAGAGCTAAAATTTAGTAGTATTTTAGTAGGTAAATCCCAGACAACCACTGGTTTTTCAGACAACTACTTGCAGCAAGCGGTGGCTGCACGGCGCTGGAGTGGccg from Budorcas taxicolor isolate Tak-1 chromosome 11, Takin1.1, whole genome shotgun sequence carries:
- the LOC128056406 gene encoding cytochrome c oxidase assembly factor 5, giving the protein MPRYYEDKPEGGACAGVKEDLGLCLLQSDCVLKEGKSPRQCLKEGNCKALKYSFFECKRSMLDARSRFRGRKGY